One Alligator mississippiensis isolate rAllMis1 chromosome 1, rAllMis1, whole genome shotgun sequence genomic window carries:
- the ZBTB21 gene encoding zinc finger and BTB domain-containing protein 21 isoform X1 has protein sequence MICVLRYIKIMEGLLHYINPAHAISLLSALNEERLKGQLCDVLLIVGDQKFRAHKNVLAASSEYFQTLFTNKENESQSVFQLDFCEPDAFDNVLNYIYSSSLFVEKSSLAAVQELGYSLGISFLTNIVSKTPQAPFPTCPIKKILFQEEDENNSQKRSVIVCQSRNEAQGKSVSQTHHDLSHTSKPSSSFSVKTNRQQISKPTEAVHNLSLGERMWLKDSPVSYPKLHEPSGIIDDQSRSSLVKRNAVLPQKPLAEKETTADDLGGSSQLLRGKPAEMSLKRPRPPVLSLHGPSESTFLLRETGKGNGQGEDRNLLYYSKLGLVVPSSGSGPENQRIDRSGPLVKSLLRRSLSMDSQVPIYSPAVDLKPSQASSSSVTNDPQGKTFNIVSQNSSLKEAPEKAVLDDKTQVIHPHRLRSFSASQSIDREVASPVPEVQIKTEPSSPLSDPSEIIRVTVGDASASANKNFPFKTEDDHRDVNQLPAKRRCQADRRLPLKKLKMNEHGSPGSEENFEEGSSPTHLDADFPDSDVSKDEYSELEEARPNKKFKCKHCLKIFRSTAGLHRHVNMYHNPEKPYACDICHKRFHTNFKVWTHCQTQHGIVKNPSPASSSHAVLDEKFQRKLIDIVREREIKKALIVKLRRSKQGFQGQSTSQAQQVIKRNLRSRAKGAYICTYCGKAYRFLSQFKQHIKMHPGEKPIGGSKAPKQKEHIHIESPVENKEMYQCRLCNAKLSSLIEQGNHERLCRNATVCPYCSLRFSSAELKHEHESKCEYKKLTCLECMRTFKSSFSIWRHQVEVHNQNTMAPTENFSLPILDHNGEITSASRLHSQSESNKANNFVTAKEDGVFSDSSEQINFDSEDSSCLPEDLSVSKQFKIQIKEEPADDIEDEVTEMNRDTKEVVSNKDSGLWPCEKCGKIFTVHKQLERHQELLCSVKPFICHVCNKAFRTNFRLWSHFQSHMSQASEESVNKETEICQPANSPSPPPLPPPPPLPKIQPLEPDSPTGLSESSTTTEKLFVPQESDTLFYHAPPLSAITFKRQYMCKLCHRTFKTAFSLWSHEQTHN, from the exons ATGATCTGTGTACTAAG gtACATCAAAATCATGGAGGGGCTCTTGCATTACATAAATCCAGCACATGCCATTTCACTCTTAAGTGCTTTGAATGAGGAGCGTCTAAAAGGACAGCTTTGTGATGTTCTTCTTATTGTGGGAGACCAAAAATTTCGAGCTCACAAAAatgttctggctgccagcagtgagtACTTCCAGACACTGTTCACAAATAAGGAGAATGAGTCCCAATCAGTGTTTCAGCTTGACTTCTGTGAACCAGATGCTTTTGATAATGTATTAAACTATATTTACTCTTCATCCTTGTTTGTTGAGAAAAGCAGTCTTGCAGCTGTGCAAGAATTGGGCTACAGTCTTGGAATTTCCTTTCTTACTAACATTGTTTCTAAGACTCCTCAAGCTCCTTTTCCAACATGTCCCATTAAGAAAATATTGTTTCAAGAAGAAGATGAAAACAATTCTCAGAAGAGAAGTGTCATTGTTTGCCAGAGCAGAAATGAAGCACAAGGGAAAAGTGTTAGTCAAACACACCATGATTTAAGCCATACCTCTaagccttcctcctccttttctgttAAAACTAATAGACAACAAATTTCAAAACCAACTGAAGCAGTTCACAATTTATCATTAGGTGAAAGAATGTGGTTAAAAGATAGTCCTGTGAGCTACCCCAAGCTTCATGAACCTTCTGGAATTATAGATGATCAAAGCAGAAGTAGCTTAGTGAAAAGGAATGCAGTACTGCCACAAAAGCCTTTAGCTGAGAAAGAAACTACAGCTGATGATCTAGGAGGGAGCAGTCAGCTTTTAAGAGGAAAACCTGCAGAAATGTCCTTAAAAAGGCCTCGTCCTCCAGTTTTATCACTCCATGGCCCATCAGAATCTACGTTTTTGTTGCGGGAGACAGGAAAAGGAAATGGTCAAGGAGAAGATAGGAACTTGCTATACTACTCGAAGTTAGGACTAGTGGTTCCATCTAGTGGATCTGGTCCTGAGAATCAACGAATTGATAGGAGTGGCCCACTTGTAAAAAGTCTCCTTCGCAGGTCACTGTCTATGGATAGTCAGGTTCCTATTTATTCACCTGCTGTTGATTTAAAACCTTCCcaggcatcatcatcatcagtaacTAATGACCCACAAGGGAAAACATTCAACATTGTATCTCAAAACTCATCCCTGAAAGAGGCTCCAGAAAAAGCAGTCCTAGATGATAAGACACAGGTAATACACCCACATCGCCTTAGATCCTTTAGTGCCTCTCAGTCCATTGATAGGGAGGTTGCTTCTCCTGTTCCTGAGGTACAAATAAAAACTGAACCTAGCAGTCCACTTTCAGATCCTTCTGAAATAATAAGAGTTACAGTGGGGGATGCTTCAGCTTCTGCTAATAAAAACTTCCCTTTTAAAACTGAAGATGACCACAGGGATGTGAATCAACTTCCAGCCAAAAGGAGATGTCAAGCAGACAGAAGATTACCActtaaaaaattgaaaatgaatGAGCATGGTTCACCTGGGTCAGAGGAAAATTTTGAAGAAGGCTCAAGTCCCACACACCTTGATGCTGATTTTCCAGATTCTGATGTCAGTAAAGATGAGTACAGTGAGCTGGAAGAAGCAAGAccaaataaaaaatttaaatgcAAGCACTGCCTTAAGATTTTCAGATCTACAGCAGGCCTTCATCGTCATGTTAATATGTACCACAACCCAGAGAAACCATACGCTTGTGATATATGCCACAAGAGATTTCACACAAACTTCAAAGTGTGGACACATTGCCAGACCCAGCATGGAATTGTGAAGAACCCCTCACCAGCTTCCAGTTCACATGCTGTCTTGGATGAAAAATTCCAAAGAAAATTAATTGACATAGTGAGAGAGAGGGAAATTAAAAAAGCTCTGATTGTTAAACTAAGACGCAGCAAACAAGGTTTTCAGGGACAGTCCACTTCGCAAGCACAACAAGTCATCAAAAGGAACTTAAGATCAAGAGCCAAAGGAGCCTACATTTGCACCTACTGTGGGAAAGCTTATCGTTTTCTCTCACAATTTAAACAGCACATAAAGATGCATCCAGGAGAAAAACCAATAGGAGGGAGTAAGGCTCCTAAACAGAAAGAGCATATTCACATTGAAAGCCCAGTGGAAAACAAAGAAATGTACCAATGCCGTCTTTGCAATGCAAAGCTCTCCTCCCTTATTGAACAGGGAAATCATGAGCGACTCTGTAGAAATGCAACAGTTTGTCCTTATTGCAGTCTTAGGTTTTCTTCTGCAGAGCTGAAGCATGAACATGAAAGCAAGTGTGAGTATAAGAAGCTCACTTGTCTTGAATGTATGCGCACTTTTAAATCATCTTTTAGTATTTGGCGTCATCAAGTTGAAGTTCACAATCAAAATACAATGGCCCCAACAGAGAATTTTTCTTTACCTATTCTTGATCACAATGGTGAAATAACTAGTGCTTCAAGATTGCATTCTCAGTCAGAATCTAACAAAGCAAACAATTTTGTTACTGCAAAGGAAGATGGAGTATTCAGTGATTCTTCAGAACAAATTAATTTTGATTCAGAGGATTCATCGTGCCTCCCTGAAGACCTAAGTGTTTCCAAACAGTTTAAAATTCAAATCAAAGAAGAACCTGCAGATGACATAGAAGATGAGGTCACTGAAATGAACAGGGATACTAAAGAGGTTGTCTCTAACAAAGATAGTGGCTTGTGGCCCTgtgaaaaatgtgggaaaatatTTACTGTACACAAGCAGCTGGAACGTCACCAAGAGCTTTTATGCTCTGTGAAACCATTTATTTGTCACGTGTGCAACAAGGCCTTTCGGACCAACTTCCGCCTGTGGAGTCATTTCCAGTCCCATATGTCGCAGGCCTCAGAAGAATCTGTTAACAAAGAGACTGAGATCTGTCAACCAGCTAAttctccatcaccaccacctttGCCACCGCCTCCACCTCTACCCAAAATCCAGCCCTTGGAGCCCGATAGTCCAACAGGTTTGTCTGAAAGCTCCACTACTACTGAGAAACTATTTGTTCCACAAGAATCAGACACACTCTTTTATCATGCTCCACCGCTTTCAGCCATCACATTCAAAAGACAATATATGTGTAAACTTTGTCACAGGACATTCAAGACAGCTTTTAGTCTTTGGAGCCATGAACAGACACACAATTAG
- the ZBTB21 gene encoding zinc finger and BTB domain-containing protein 21 isoform X2 encodes MEGLLHYINPAHAISLLSALNEERLKGQLCDVLLIVGDQKFRAHKNVLAASSEYFQTLFTNKENESQSVFQLDFCEPDAFDNVLNYIYSSSLFVEKSSLAAVQELGYSLGISFLTNIVSKTPQAPFPTCPIKKILFQEEDENNSQKRSVIVCQSRNEAQGKSVSQTHHDLSHTSKPSSSFSVKTNRQQISKPTEAVHNLSLGERMWLKDSPVSYPKLHEPSGIIDDQSRSSLVKRNAVLPQKPLAEKETTADDLGGSSQLLRGKPAEMSLKRPRPPVLSLHGPSESTFLLRETGKGNGQGEDRNLLYYSKLGLVVPSSGSGPENQRIDRSGPLVKSLLRRSLSMDSQVPIYSPAVDLKPSQASSSSVTNDPQGKTFNIVSQNSSLKEAPEKAVLDDKTQVIHPHRLRSFSASQSIDREVASPVPEVQIKTEPSSPLSDPSEIIRVTVGDASASANKNFPFKTEDDHRDVNQLPAKRRCQADRRLPLKKLKMNEHGSPGSEENFEEGSSPTHLDADFPDSDVSKDEYSELEEARPNKKFKCKHCLKIFRSTAGLHRHVNMYHNPEKPYACDICHKRFHTNFKVWTHCQTQHGIVKNPSPASSSHAVLDEKFQRKLIDIVREREIKKALIVKLRRSKQGFQGQSTSQAQQVIKRNLRSRAKGAYICTYCGKAYRFLSQFKQHIKMHPGEKPIGGSKAPKQKEHIHIESPVENKEMYQCRLCNAKLSSLIEQGNHERLCRNATVCPYCSLRFSSAELKHEHESKCEYKKLTCLECMRTFKSSFSIWRHQVEVHNQNTMAPTENFSLPILDHNGEITSASRLHSQSESNKANNFVTAKEDGVFSDSSEQINFDSEDSSCLPEDLSVSKQFKIQIKEEPADDIEDEVTEMNRDTKEVVSNKDSGLWPCEKCGKIFTVHKQLERHQELLCSVKPFICHVCNKAFRTNFRLWSHFQSHMSQASEESVNKETEICQPANSPSPPPLPPPPPLPKIQPLEPDSPTGLSESSTTTEKLFVPQESDTLFYHAPPLSAITFKRQYMCKLCHRTFKTAFSLWSHEQTHN; translated from the coding sequence ATGGAGGGGCTCTTGCATTACATAAATCCAGCACATGCCATTTCACTCTTAAGTGCTTTGAATGAGGAGCGTCTAAAAGGACAGCTTTGTGATGTTCTTCTTATTGTGGGAGACCAAAAATTTCGAGCTCACAAAAatgttctggctgccagcagtgagtACTTCCAGACACTGTTCACAAATAAGGAGAATGAGTCCCAATCAGTGTTTCAGCTTGACTTCTGTGAACCAGATGCTTTTGATAATGTATTAAACTATATTTACTCTTCATCCTTGTTTGTTGAGAAAAGCAGTCTTGCAGCTGTGCAAGAATTGGGCTACAGTCTTGGAATTTCCTTTCTTACTAACATTGTTTCTAAGACTCCTCAAGCTCCTTTTCCAACATGTCCCATTAAGAAAATATTGTTTCAAGAAGAAGATGAAAACAATTCTCAGAAGAGAAGTGTCATTGTTTGCCAGAGCAGAAATGAAGCACAAGGGAAAAGTGTTAGTCAAACACACCATGATTTAAGCCATACCTCTaagccttcctcctccttttctgttAAAACTAATAGACAACAAATTTCAAAACCAACTGAAGCAGTTCACAATTTATCATTAGGTGAAAGAATGTGGTTAAAAGATAGTCCTGTGAGCTACCCCAAGCTTCATGAACCTTCTGGAATTATAGATGATCAAAGCAGAAGTAGCTTAGTGAAAAGGAATGCAGTACTGCCACAAAAGCCTTTAGCTGAGAAAGAAACTACAGCTGATGATCTAGGAGGGAGCAGTCAGCTTTTAAGAGGAAAACCTGCAGAAATGTCCTTAAAAAGGCCTCGTCCTCCAGTTTTATCACTCCATGGCCCATCAGAATCTACGTTTTTGTTGCGGGAGACAGGAAAAGGAAATGGTCAAGGAGAAGATAGGAACTTGCTATACTACTCGAAGTTAGGACTAGTGGTTCCATCTAGTGGATCTGGTCCTGAGAATCAACGAATTGATAGGAGTGGCCCACTTGTAAAAAGTCTCCTTCGCAGGTCACTGTCTATGGATAGTCAGGTTCCTATTTATTCACCTGCTGTTGATTTAAAACCTTCCcaggcatcatcatcatcagtaacTAATGACCCACAAGGGAAAACATTCAACATTGTATCTCAAAACTCATCCCTGAAAGAGGCTCCAGAAAAAGCAGTCCTAGATGATAAGACACAGGTAATACACCCACATCGCCTTAGATCCTTTAGTGCCTCTCAGTCCATTGATAGGGAGGTTGCTTCTCCTGTTCCTGAGGTACAAATAAAAACTGAACCTAGCAGTCCACTTTCAGATCCTTCTGAAATAATAAGAGTTACAGTGGGGGATGCTTCAGCTTCTGCTAATAAAAACTTCCCTTTTAAAACTGAAGATGACCACAGGGATGTGAATCAACTTCCAGCCAAAAGGAGATGTCAAGCAGACAGAAGATTACCActtaaaaaattgaaaatgaatGAGCATGGTTCACCTGGGTCAGAGGAAAATTTTGAAGAAGGCTCAAGTCCCACACACCTTGATGCTGATTTTCCAGATTCTGATGTCAGTAAAGATGAGTACAGTGAGCTGGAAGAAGCAAGAccaaataaaaaatttaaatgcAAGCACTGCCTTAAGATTTTCAGATCTACAGCAGGCCTTCATCGTCATGTTAATATGTACCACAACCCAGAGAAACCATACGCTTGTGATATATGCCACAAGAGATTTCACACAAACTTCAAAGTGTGGACACATTGCCAGACCCAGCATGGAATTGTGAAGAACCCCTCACCAGCTTCCAGTTCACATGCTGTCTTGGATGAAAAATTCCAAAGAAAATTAATTGACATAGTGAGAGAGAGGGAAATTAAAAAAGCTCTGATTGTTAAACTAAGACGCAGCAAACAAGGTTTTCAGGGACAGTCCACTTCGCAAGCACAACAAGTCATCAAAAGGAACTTAAGATCAAGAGCCAAAGGAGCCTACATTTGCACCTACTGTGGGAAAGCTTATCGTTTTCTCTCACAATTTAAACAGCACATAAAGATGCATCCAGGAGAAAAACCAATAGGAGGGAGTAAGGCTCCTAAACAGAAAGAGCATATTCACATTGAAAGCCCAGTGGAAAACAAAGAAATGTACCAATGCCGTCTTTGCAATGCAAAGCTCTCCTCCCTTATTGAACAGGGAAATCATGAGCGACTCTGTAGAAATGCAACAGTTTGTCCTTATTGCAGTCTTAGGTTTTCTTCTGCAGAGCTGAAGCATGAACATGAAAGCAAGTGTGAGTATAAGAAGCTCACTTGTCTTGAATGTATGCGCACTTTTAAATCATCTTTTAGTATTTGGCGTCATCAAGTTGAAGTTCACAATCAAAATACAATGGCCCCAACAGAGAATTTTTCTTTACCTATTCTTGATCACAATGGTGAAATAACTAGTGCTTCAAGATTGCATTCTCAGTCAGAATCTAACAAAGCAAACAATTTTGTTACTGCAAAGGAAGATGGAGTATTCAGTGATTCTTCAGAACAAATTAATTTTGATTCAGAGGATTCATCGTGCCTCCCTGAAGACCTAAGTGTTTCCAAACAGTTTAAAATTCAAATCAAAGAAGAACCTGCAGATGACATAGAAGATGAGGTCACTGAAATGAACAGGGATACTAAAGAGGTTGTCTCTAACAAAGATAGTGGCTTGTGGCCCTgtgaaaaatgtgggaaaatatTTACTGTACACAAGCAGCTGGAACGTCACCAAGAGCTTTTATGCTCTGTGAAACCATTTATTTGTCACGTGTGCAACAAGGCCTTTCGGACCAACTTCCGCCTGTGGAGTCATTTCCAGTCCCATATGTCGCAGGCCTCAGAAGAATCTGTTAACAAAGAGACTGAGATCTGTCAACCAGCTAAttctccatcaccaccacctttGCCACCGCCTCCACCTCTACCCAAAATCCAGCCCTTGGAGCCCGATAGTCCAACAGGTTTGTCTGAAAGCTCCACTACTACTGAGAAACTATTTGTTCCACAAGAATCAGACACACTCTTTTATCATGCTCCACCGCTTTCAGCCATCACATTCAAAAGACAATATATGTGTAAACTTTGTCACAGGACATTCAAGACAGCTTTTAGTCTTTGGAGCCATGAACAGACACACAATTAG